Proteins from a genomic interval of Psychrobacter urativorans:
- a CDS encoding glutathione S-transferase has product MTSSLHCLYSFRRCPYAMRARLGLLFADFPVELREVTLKNKPPQMLDISPKGTVPVLQRIDGTVLEESLEIMFWALEQQDPQQLLDAQFLHQANALIEQNDNEFKHWLNRYKYADRHLEMTQIEYRQKGEVFLQVLEDLLTKHAYLLADNVTIADIAIMPFVRQFAHVDRTVFYSLPYPKLQLWLQQWLAHPLFLQAMTKFQPWQEGDEMVIFPTIKTI; this is encoded by the coding sequence ATGACTTCCTCACTGCATTGTCTCTACTCTTTTCGCCGCTGTCCCTATGCCATGCGCGCCCGTCTCGGTCTCTTGTTTGCCGACTTTCCTGTCGAGTTGCGCGAGGTAACCCTAAAAAATAAACCGCCACAGATGCTAGACATTAGCCCGAAAGGTACTGTCCCTGTATTACAGCGTATTGACGGTACTGTCCTTGAAGAGAGCTTAGAGATAATGTTCTGGGCACTTGAGCAGCAAGATCCACAACAGTTGTTGGATGCACAATTTTTGCATCAAGCCAATGCTTTGATTGAACAGAATGACAATGAATTTAAGCATTGGCTCAATCGCTATAAATACGCTGACCGTCATCTTGAGATGACGCAAATAGAGTATCGGCAGAAGGGAGAAGTTTTTTTACAGGTTTTAGAGGATTTACTGACCAAACACGCCTACCTACTGGCAGATAACGTGACTATTGCCGATATTGCCATCATGCCGTTTGTTCGCCAATTTGCCCATGTAGATCGTACGGTTTTCTATAGCCTACCTTACCCAAAACTACAGCTGTGGCTACAGCAGTGGTTAGCGCATCCACTTTTTCTACAAGCGATGACCAAGTTTCAGCCATGGCAAGAGGGTGATGAGATGGTGATTTTTCCTACAATTAAAACAATATGA
- a CDS encoding glutaminase, translating into MQQILDDIAAEMASETDHGKVADYIPQLAHVDPNQFGIAIATPDGQVYAAGNASTLFSIQSISKVFTLTIGLGKLGDGIWTHVGREPSGDPFNSITVLEYESGRPRNPFINAGAIAVVDAIMMGHEPKATLGEILRFVHFIADDDSIRFDHKVAASEMQHRDRNAALAHFMKSFGHIKHDVDKVLGVYFHQCSIAMSCEQLARAGLFLVSNGVNQHTGVRVINAQQSRRINSLMMMCGHYDGAGEFAYRVGLPGKSGVGGGILTIAPGKGSIAVWSPGLDHVGNSKLGLKALELLVQKTGWSVFSN; encoded by the coding sequence ATGCAACAGATTCTTGATGATATTGCCGCAGAGATGGCAAGTGAAACCGACCATGGAAAAGTAGCGGATTATATCCCACAACTGGCTCATGTAGATCCAAACCAATTTGGTATTGCAATAGCGACGCCGGATGGACAGGTATATGCAGCAGGTAATGCGAGCACCCTATTTTCGATCCAAAGTATCTCCAAAGTATTTACTTTAACCATCGGTCTTGGCAAGTTAGGTGATGGGATCTGGACACACGTTGGTCGTGAGCCATCTGGCGATCCCTTTAATTCGATCACAGTATTGGAGTACGAATCTGGTCGACCGCGTAATCCATTTATCAATGCCGGTGCGATTGCCGTGGTGGATGCCATTATGATGGGGCATGAGCCAAAAGCAACCTTGGGTGAAATTCTGCGATTTGTTCACTTTATTGCCGACGATGATTCGATCCGTTTTGATCATAAAGTGGCAGCGTCTGAAATGCAGCATAGAGATCGAAACGCCGCGTTAGCACACTTTATGAAGTCCTTTGGTCATATAAAGCACGATGTAGATAAAGTACTGGGTGTTTATTTTCATCAATGCTCGATTGCAATGAGTTGTGAGCAGCTAGCACGCGCAGGTCTGTTTTTGGTGTCTAATGGTGTTAATCAACACACAGGTGTAAGGGTAATTAATGCGCAGCAGTCTCGACGAATCAACTCGTTAATGATGATGTGCGGTCATTATGATGGTGCTGGTGAATTTGCCTACCGTGTCGGCCTACCGGGTAAGAGCGGTGTTGGTGGCGGTATTTTAACGATAGCACCAGGTAAAGGCTCCATCGCTGTATGGTCACCGGGACTGGATCACGTCGGAAATTCCAAGCTTGGGTTAAAAGCATTAGAGCTGCTAGTACAGAAAACCGGTTGGTCTGTTTTTTCGAATTAA
- a CDS encoding PepSY-associated TM helix domain-containing protein has translation MNKQKSNQRYFTVWRWHFYAGIFVVPFLMILAFTALGMLVMSNTLGRDNDRLSIVIPESAMQAPISTQAKNALNTLPDSTLVKYIAPRDTDKVALFQVTSEDHDNMVAVNPYTADIVNSIPSNSNLYYTFDSIHGDLLLGKVGDYIQEMTTSLTILMILTGWYLWWHKRKSVKAMLIPDDTTLKKKRSFFRTIHATLGSWISVLLLFFCISGMAWAGIWGERIVQSWSQFPAGKWGVAPMPVSIDHSQHHAGMNMDNADAAPHVHGAPAAIAPTHGSVLNAGKTKDVPWVLELTPMPVSGTTMGKNGIAPNIPIMIDTVDRFARELGFVGRYQLNLPQGNTGVWTISQDSMSYDTKSPTADRTVHIDRYSGKVLADIRFDDYNAFGKFMAAGAAIHMGTLGWWSVLANALFCLSVIAICVSGYVMWWQRRPRSASDMIGLNPPARSQSVTIGWTLAIPLLIVAILFPTAIIAIVIIALLDFLLISRVKFLHRLLK, from the coding sequence ATGAATAAACAAAAAAGCAATCAACGCTATTTTACCGTATGGCGCTGGCATTTTTATGCGGGGATATTTGTTGTCCCTTTTTTAATGATTTTAGCTTTTACTGCGCTTGGTATGTTGGTTATGTCTAACACCCTAGGGCGAGACAATGACCGTTTAAGCATTGTTATCCCCGAATCAGCAATGCAAGCGCCCATTTCTACGCAAGCTAAAAACGCCCTCAATACCCTACCTGATAGTACCCTCGTTAAATATATCGCCCCTCGTGATACGGATAAGGTAGCTCTGTTTCAAGTGACATCAGAAGACCATGACAATATGGTAGCCGTCAATCCTTACACTGCGGATATCGTCAACAGCATACCCAGTAATAGTAATCTGTATTATACCTTTGACAGTATTCATGGTGATTTGCTTTTGGGTAAAGTCGGTGACTATATTCAAGAAATGACCACCTCATTAACCATTTTAATGATACTAACCGGTTGGTATTTGTGGTGGCATAAGCGTAAATCTGTCAAAGCGATGCTGATTCCTGATGATACCACTCTAAAGAAAAAGCGTTCTTTTTTCCGAACGATTCACGCGACCTTAGGCAGTTGGATATCTGTTTTGCTATTATTTTTCTGCATTTCAGGTATGGCTTGGGCAGGAATTTGGGGTGAGCGCATTGTACAGTCGTGGAGTCAGTTCCCTGCGGGTAAGTGGGGCGTTGCGCCCATGCCAGTCTCGATTGACCACAGTCAGCATCATGCTGGTATGAATATGGATAACGCTGATGCCGCGCCGCACGTTCATGGCGCACCAGCAGCCATAGCGCCCACACATGGTAGCGTCTTAAATGCAGGTAAGACCAAAGACGTACCTTGGGTATTAGAGTTAACACCGATGCCAGTATCAGGGACAACTATGGGTAAAAACGGTATTGCGCCTAATATACCCATTATGATTGATACTGTAGATCGATTTGCCCGTGAGCTTGGTTTTGTAGGGCGGTATCAGTTGAATCTACCGCAAGGGAATACAGGCGTATGGACGATTAGCCAAGACTCAATGAGCTACGATACGAAAAGCCCAACGGCTGACCGCACCGTGCATATTGACCGCTATTCCGGTAAGGTTTTGGCTGATATACGCTTCGATGATTACAATGCGTTTGGCAAATTTATGGCAGCGGGTGCAGCTATTCACATGGGTACGCTTGGGTGGTGGAGTGTGTTAGCCAATGCTTTATTTTGTCTATCTGTTATTGCCATTTGTGTGAGCGGTTATGTGATGTGGTGGCAACGCCGTCCTCGTTCAGCTAGCGACATGATTGGACTCAATCCGCCCGCTCGGAGTCAAAGTGTAACTATAGGGTGGACGCTTGCCATTCCATTACTTATTGTCGCTATCCTATTTCCAACGGCAATCATTGCTATTGTTATCATCGCTTTATTAGACTTTTTATTGATATCGCGTGTTAAATTTTTACACAGGCTATTAAAGTAA
- a CDS encoding LysR substrate-binding domain-containing protein — translation MIRELKTFVAVCELDSFAAAARQINLTQSAVSAQMKNLEDALGLPLFTRSARAITLNPQGTRILPIAKEILALYATMQLPSDTDIASYYGQLKIGAINSVQVGILPEALQAIKILAPLMQTEIIPGRSTELFEQLEAGSIDAAITVQPAFTLPKDMVIEPIMIEPYVLISPKKWPFYSLRQTLEQHPFIYYTLKSSASVKLSTFLKQQNIKVNTVLEINDLDAIVRMVESGLGVALIPYAGLWIRSAAPVQIHHLGDNTLVREIVLAYRYVDRQQPKINVLKQVLAL, via the coding sequence ATGATAAGAGAACTTAAAACCTTCGTAGCGGTTTGCGAATTAGACAGTTTTGCCGCCGCTGCTAGGCAGATAAACCTGACCCAATCTGCGGTCAGTGCACAAATGAAAAACCTAGAGGACGCTTTAGGGTTGCCGTTATTTACCCGCTCTGCCAGAGCCATTACGCTCAATCCGCAGGGCACGCGCATTTTACCTATCGCCAAAGAAATTTTAGCCCTCTATGCGACGATGCAACTGCCTTCAGACACTGACATCGCTAGCTATTACGGGCAGCTCAAGATTGGTGCTATCAACTCCGTGCAAGTTGGTATTCTACCGGAAGCTTTACAAGCCATTAAAATATTAGCACCGCTGATGCAGACTGAAATTATTCCAGGACGCTCGACAGAGTTGTTCGAACAGCTAGAGGCAGGCAGTATAGATGCCGCCATAACTGTACAGCCTGCTTTCACTTTGCCTAAAGATATGGTTATTGAACCTATTATGATTGAGCCTTATGTGCTTATTAGCCCAAAGAAATGGCCTTTTTACAGTCTCAGGCAAACGCTTGAGCAACATCCTTTTATTTATTACACGCTCAAGTCCTCAGCCAGCGTAAAATTAAGTACATTCCTAAAACAACAAAATATCAAAGTAAATACAGTCTTGGAAATTAATGATCTTGATGCCATTGTTAGAATGGTTGAGTCTGGCTTAGGGGTTGCTTTGATTCCTTATGCGGGTCTATGGATTAGAAGTGCTGCACCGGTACAAATTCATCATTTAGGCGATAATACTTTGGTACGTGAGATTGTACTTGCCTATCGTTATGTGGATCGCCAACAGCCGAAAATCAATGTTTTAAAACAGGTGTTAGCGCTGTGA
- a CDS encoding aspartate ammonia-lyase encodes MTMETTMPQTNDQPLIRTEKDLLGAQAVPATALYGIQTQRAHQNFNITGVPISHFPDLIKALAMVKYAAARANHQHGLLSDEKVNAITEACEDLIRGEHHEQFIVDLIQGGAGTSTNMNANEVIANIGLAKMGFEYGQYSHLHPNNDVNQSQSTNDVYPTAARLAIIFAAQPLKEAVANLEHSLAAKGQEFSKILKMGRTQMQDAVPMTLGQEFNAFASDLGGETARIDHSCRQLCEVNLGGTAIGTGINAPKGYAHLAISELADISGLRVRLAQDLLAASSDMGAFLTFSGTLKRLAIKLSKLSNDLRLLSSGPRTGLGEINLPAMQPGSSIMPGKVNPVIPEAMNQTAFQIMGTDMTVTMAAEAGQLQLNAMEPLIVYNLLNNARMLEKSIRMLDELCIQGITANEARCAQHLENSIGIVTALVPHIGYDNASRIAGHALLSGLGVAELVRQEKLLSDEELAAILSPDTMINNV; translated from the coding sequence ATGACTATGGAAACTACCATGCCACAAACCAATGATCAGCCTCTTATTCGCACTGAAAAAGACCTACTTGGCGCCCAAGCCGTTCCTGCAACTGCCCTTTACGGTATTCAAACGCAACGCGCGCACCAAAACTTCAATATCACTGGCGTTCCAATCAGTCACTTCCCTGATTTGATTAAAGCCCTAGCCATGGTCAAATATGCCGCTGCGCGCGCCAATCATCAACATGGACTGCTTAGCGATGAGAAAGTCAACGCCATTACCGAAGCATGCGAAGATCTGATTCGTGGCGAGCATCATGAACAGTTTATTGTTGACTTAATTCAAGGCGGTGCGGGCACTTCTACCAACATGAATGCCAATGAAGTGATTGCTAATATTGGTTTGGCAAAGATGGGTTTTGAATACGGACAATACAGCCATCTGCACCCTAACAATGATGTCAATCAATCGCAGTCCACCAATGATGTCTATCCTACTGCCGCCCGCTTAGCTATTATCTTTGCGGCACAGCCTCTCAAAGAAGCCGTTGCCAATCTAGAACACAGCTTAGCTGCTAAAGGTCAAGAATTTAGTAAAATCCTTAAAATGGGTCGCACCCAAATGCAAGATGCCGTACCGATGACATTGGGGCAAGAGTTTAACGCCTTTGCTAGTGATTTGGGTGGTGAAACTGCTCGTATTGATCACAGCTGCCGTCAGTTATGTGAAGTGAATTTAGGCGGTACTGCTATTGGTACGGGCATTAATGCGCCCAAAGGCTATGCGCACTTGGCTATTAGTGAACTGGCAGATATCAGTGGTTTGCGCGTGCGCCTTGCCCAAGACTTGTTGGCAGCTAGCTCTGATATGGGCGCCTTTCTGACCTTTTCAGGAACGCTTAAACGGTTAGCGATTAAACTGTCTAAACTCAGCAATGATTTACGTCTATTGTCGAGCGGTCCACGCACTGGCTTGGGTGAAATCAATCTACCCGCCATGCAACCCGGTTCATCCATTATGCCCGGTAAAGTAAACCCAGTCATTCCTGAAGCAATGAATCAAACGGCGTTTCAAATCATGGGTACTGATATGACGGTGACCATGGCGGCAGAGGCAGGACAATTACAGTTAAATGCTATGGAGCCATTAATTGTTTATAACCTATTAAACAACGCCCGCATGTTAGAAAAGTCCATTCGGATGCTGGATGAGCTGTGCATTCAGGGCATTACGGCGAATGAGGCACGTTGCGCGCAACACTTAGAAAACAGCATTGGCATTGTGACGGCTCTGGTACCTCATATTGGTTACGATAATGCCAGTCGCATCGCAGGTCACGCCTTGCTCAGCGGCTTAGGGGTTGCGGAACTGGTTAGGCAAGAGAAGCTGCTCAGTGATGAGGAGTTGGCGGCGATTTTATCTCCTGATACGATGATTAATAACGTTTAA
- a CDS encoding glutathione S-transferase family protein codes for MKLYIMPGACSFVPHTALEWAKADYELEILNHSSVKSEEYLRINPQGAVPAIVDGETIVTQNIAVQTYIDAKYPDAHIFGNNSSPTERAEITHWLAFINSDVHNAFKPLFNLSGLVSDKAAQEELKENTKKSVINLLKYPNEQLGKQDYLTGTKTTADVYLYVMLMWAKNMKLDLSAYHNFNAFINRIESDAGVTEVLRQEGLKKMESL; via the coding sequence ATGAAATTATATATTATGCCTGGCGCCTGTTCTTTTGTTCCACATACGGCACTTGAGTGGGCAAAAGCAGATTATGAGCTTGAAATCTTAAATCATAGCTCCGTCAAATCAGAGGAATATCTACGTATAAATCCGCAAGGTGCAGTACCTGCCATAGTAGATGGTGAAACGATAGTGACGCAGAATATTGCTGTACAAACCTATATTGATGCTAAATATCCTGACGCTCATATCTTCGGTAACAATAGCTCTCCTACCGAACGCGCAGAAATTACGCATTGGTTGGCATTTATCAATTCAGATGTGCATAATGCGTTTAAGCCTTTGTTTAATCTAAGTGGCTTAGTATCAGACAAAGCTGCACAAGAAGAATTAAAAGAAAATACGAAAAAAAGTGTTATTAACTTGCTGAAATATCCCAATGAACAACTGGGTAAGCAAGACTATCTCACAGGCACTAAGACTACAGCGGACGTATATCTATACGTGATGTTAATGTGGGCGAAGAATATGAAGCTGGATTTATCTGCCTATCACAACTTTAATGCGTTCATTAACCGTATTGAATCCGATGCTGGTGTGACTGAAGTGCTACGCCAAGAAGGTCTTAAAAAGATGGAATCGCTTTAG
- a CDS encoding dicarboxylate/amino acid:cation symporter — protein MWKNMGLTGKIIVAMALGIIVGLFINYFGLNAEGSFVNTYVTNGFFAIIGKLFVNSLKMLVVPLVLISLICGVCGIGDIRLLGRIGTKTFLIYMLTTALAIATAIGLGVLFGIGKGMNIATEAAFEAETAPPLLDVFSNIIPSNPISAMANGDMLSIIFFAVLIGISILMVGKPAKGLVQSLELINEVILKMVTIIMNLAPYGVFALLAKAMSELGLDLIWSLLGYVAVLVGSLAFHFFITMMIVLKVSSGLSIKTFLTKMREVQIFAFSTSSSNATIPITLRTVTKRMGVDNSVASFTVPFGATINMDGTAIMQGTATIFIANIYGINLGVTEYLTVILMSVLASIGTAGVPGVGLIMLSMVFAQVGLPIEGIGLILGVDRILDMLRTAVNVGGDAAVTAIVAKSEGKMDLAIYNDPDAGAKEIFDGHIDENSEREFSEVFSDGIMGSEYDDIKRIS, from the coding sequence ATGTGGAAAAATATGGGACTGACCGGCAAGATTATTGTTGCTATGGCGCTGGGTATTATAGTGGGTTTATTTATAAACTATTTTGGCTTGAATGCTGAAGGTAGCTTTGTTAACACCTATGTAACCAATGGTTTTTTTGCCATCATCGGTAAGTTATTTGTTAACTCGTTAAAAATGCTCGTGGTACCACTGGTGTTGATTTCGCTTATCTGCGGGGTTTGCGGCATCGGTGATATACGTTTGCTTGGTCGTATCGGTACTAAAACTTTCTTGATTTATATGTTAACGACAGCGCTAGCGATTGCCACCGCTATTGGACTTGGGGTGCTATTCGGTATCGGGAAAGGCATGAATATAGCAACCGAAGCGGCATTTGAGGCAGAGACAGCCCCGCCGTTGCTCGATGTATTCTCCAATATTATCCCCTCCAATCCGATTAGCGCGATGGCAAATGGCGATATGTTATCGATTATTTTCTTTGCGGTCTTAATCGGTATTAGTATCTTGATGGTTGGTAAGCCTGCCAAAGGTTTGGTACAAAGCTTAGAGCTGATTAACGAGGTCATCTTAAAGATGGTGACCATCATTATGAACCTTGCTCCTTACGGCGTCTTTGCACTGTTAGCCAAAGCCATGTCTGAGCTGGGGTTAGATCTGATTTGGTCACTGCTTGGCTATGTCGCGGTACTGGTTGGCTCACTGGCTTTCCATTTCTTTATTACCATGATGATTGTTTTAAAGGTCTCTTCAGGCTTATCAATCAAGACTTTTTTAACAAAGATGCGTGAAGTACAGATTTTTGCCTTTAGTACGTCAAGCTCAAATGCGACGATTCCGATTACCTTGCGTACCGTTACTAAGCGTATGGGAGTCGATAATTCTGTGGCATCGTTTACCGTACCATTTGGGGCAACCATCAATATGGATGGTACGGCTATTATGCAGGGTACTGCGACCATTTTTATTGCCAATATTTATGGTATTAATTTGGGTGTAACTGAATATTTAACGGTTATTTTAATGTCCGTACTTGCCTCTATTGGTACGGCAGGCGTTCCTGGTGTTGGTTTAATTATGCTATCGATGGTATTTGCGCAAGTGGGTTTGCCTATCGAAGGCATTGGACTGATATTAGGGGTGGATCGTATTCTTGATATGTTGCGTACCGCAGTCAACGTCGGCGGTGATGCTGCTGTGACCGCTATTGTAGCGAAATCTGAAGGTAAAATGGATTTGGCAATTTACAATGATCCCGACGCAGGAGCGAAAGAAATATTTGATGGGCATATCGATGAAAACAGTGAACGCGAATTCTCTGAAGTTTTCAGTGATGGCATCATGGGCAGTGAATATGATGATATTAAGCGAATTTCATAA